A stretch of the Triplophysa dalaica isolate WHDGS20190420 chromosome 19, ASM1584641v1, whole genome shotgun sequence genome encodes the following:
- the LOC130408108 gene encoding uncharacterized protein LOC130408108 isoform X2, whose protein sequence is MMTSNVVSGVWRSHAVLDESDHDCSPEAPQQFKKMRSSSSLNSLRMSLRKRLPLKPVQPTANISDNPTWESLQANQKANVVLKMTRRAKNSIGDVYQRFQKSRQSRGECLVMTPGRASDVEEGYSQTPKRSVSRTTITPRRTPRSTSKRGAQTPGSSDSTVRTVKSRGTRRQLVRMAALRSPFASPNTMNRRRQFDEELDSVSNGLQRLKRLSRAFDDAIGRDDSDRFRDSRLMD, encoded by the exons ATGATGACGTCAAATGTTGTGAGCGGTGTCTGGAGGTCGCACGCAGTCCTCGACGAGTCGGACCACGACTGTTCACCCGAAGCTCCGCAGCAGTTTAAGAAGATGCGCTCATCCAGCTCACTAAACTCACTCAGGATGAGTCTGCGCAAACGACTGCCATTAAAACCCGTGCAGCCCACCGCCAACATCTCTGACAATCCCACCTGGGAGTCACTTCAGGCGAACCAGAAGGCGAATGTTGTCCTCAAAATGACCCGCAGAGCAAAAAACTCAATTGGAGACGTGTATCAG AGATTTCAGAAGAGCAGACAGTCACGTGGTGAGTGTCTGGTGATGACACCTGGTAGAGCATCTGACGTGGAGGAAGGCTATTCACAAACCCCGAAACGATCTGTTTCCCGAACCACCATAACCCCCAGGCGAACTCCACGGTCAACCAGCAAGCGAGGGGCGCAGACCCCCGGGTCCAGTGACTCCACGGTTAGGACAGTGAAGTCCAGAGGCACCAGGAGACAGCTGGTGCGAATGGCTGCACTCAGAAGTCCTTTTGCATCACCCAACACGATGAACCGGAGGAG GCAATTTGATGAAGAACTGGACAGTGTCTCAAATGGCCTCCAGAGACTAAAGCGTCTTTCTCGAGCTTTTGATGATGCTATTGGAAGAGATGACAG CGACAGATTCAGGGACTCGCGTCTCATGGATTAA
- the LOC130408108 gene encoding uncharacterized protein LOC130408108 isoform X1 encodes MMTSNVVSGVWRSHAVLDESDHDCSPEAPQQFKKMRSSSSLNSLRMSLRKRLPLKPVQPTANISDNPTWESLQANQKANVVLKMTRRAKNSIGDVYQRFQKSRQSRGECLVMTPGRASDVEEGYSQTPKRSVSRTTITPRRTPRSTSKRGAQTPGSSDSTVRTVKSRGTRRQLVRMAALRSPFASPNTMNRRRQFDEELDSVSNGLQRLKRLSRAFDDAIGRDDRIQAVEHYKTVMTMGYSSTKDNVSSGLTRTSIRKQTKRMQQAVSRWTDATLSNTRNAP; translated from the exons ATGATGACGTCAAATGTTGTGAGCGGTGTCTGGAGGTCGCACGCAGTCCTCGACGAGTCGGACCACGACTGTTCACCCGAAGCTCCGCAGCAGTTTAAGAAGATGCGCTCATCCAGCTCACTAAACTCACTCAGGATGAGTCTGCGCAAACGACTGCCATTAAAACCCGTGCAGCCCACCGCCAACATCTCTGACAATCCCACCTGGGAGTCACTTCAGGCGAACCAGAAGGCGAATGTTGTCCTCAAAATGACCCGCAGAGCAAAAAACTCAATTGGAGACGTGTATCAG AGATTTCAGAAGAGCAGACAGTCACGTGGTGAGTGTCTGGTGATGACACCTGGTAGAGCATCTGACGTGGAGGAAGGCTATTCACAAACCCCGAAACGATCTGTTTCCCGAACCACCATAACCCCCAGGCGAACTCCACGGTCAACCAGCAAGCGAGGGGCGCAGACCCCCGGGTCCAGTGACTCCACGGTTAGGACAGTGAAGTCCAGAGGCACCAGGAGACAGCTGGTGCGAATGGCTGCACTCAGAAGTCCTTTTGCATCACCCAACACGATGAACCGGAGGAG GCAATTTGATGAAGAACTGGACAGTGTCTCAAATGGCCTCCAGAGACTAAAGCGTCTTTCTCGAGCTTTTGATGATGCTATTGGAAGAGATGACAG GATCCAGGCGGTGGAACACTACAAAACAGTCATGACCATGGGATACAGCTCCACCAAAGACAATGTTTCCAGTGGACTGACCCGGACTTCTATTCGCAAGCAGACGAAACGCATGCAGCAGGCAGTGAGCCGCTGGACTGATGCAACACTGTCAAACACCCGCAATGCCCCGTGA
- the tmigd1 gene encoding transmembrane and immunoglobulin domain-containing protein 1 translates to MKLSLSVSVLMLCCVCCVEAITIESCPSATASIIQAQIEDTITLTCVTDAGVDPSNQMELQWYRNGDIVDLKEENRLYRSSLCVQPITKEENGVIFRCQLQGDASVNSSVELDVQFAPYLNDTEDILVEEVSDVVLSCDVNANPAVTVVWKKDGEVLDLTTGSYKTTNNGITAQLSIPNIKRDVHQGTYICEVISLVFGTRSKIFKITVEDKTLKFPLEPMIAGLVVVACTIVLAIISRLDKIKKCCKRN, encoded by the exons ATGAAATTGTCATTAAGTGTGTCGGTGCTCATGCTGTGTTGTGTCTGCTGTGTAGAAG CGATCACTATTGAGTCATGTCCGTCAGCAACTGCAAGCATCATTCAGGCACAGATTGAGGATACCATCACGCTGACTTGTGTCACTGATGCTGGCGTCGACCCATCAAACCAAATGGAACTTCAGTGGTACCGCAATGGTGACATCGTGGATCTGAAAGAAGAAAACCGACTGTACCGAAGCAGTCTGTGTGTACAGCCCATCACAAAAGAGGAAAACGGAGTCATCTTTAGATGTCAGCTGCAGGGGGACGCAAGCGTGAACAGCTCTGTTGAGCTCGACGTCCAGT TTGCCCCTTATCTTAATGACACTGAAGATATATTGGTTGAAGAAGTAAGTGATGTTGTTCTGTCCTGTGATGTCAATGCCAATCCTGCAGTAACTGTGGTCTGGAAAAAAGATGGCGAAGTTCTCGATCTGACCACTGGTAGTTACAAAACCACCAATAATGGCATAACTGCTCAGTTATCAATCCCAAATATTAAGCGTGATGTACATCAAGGAACGTACATCTGTGAGGTGATCTCACTTGTCTTTGGAACTAGAAGCAAGATCTTTAAAATCACAGTTgaag ACAAAACTTTAAAGTTCCCTTTAGAACCCATGATTGCTGGACTGGTTGTGGTTGCTTGCACAATTGTATTAGCAATCATCTCCAGGCTGGACAAAATCAAAAAG Tgctgcaaaagaaattaa